In a genomic window of Mus pahari chromosome 8, PAHARI_EIJ_v1.1, whole genome shotgun sequence:
- the Dnajc3 gene encoding dnaJ homolog subfamily C member 3: protein MVAPGSVGSRLGAVFPFLLVLVDLQYEGAECGVNADVEKHLELGKKLLAAGQLADALSQFHAAVDGDPDNYIAYYRRATVFLAMGKSKAALPDLTKVIELKMDFTAARLQRGHLLLKQGKLDEAEEDFKKVLKSNPSEHEEKEAESQLVKADEMQRLRSQALSAFDGADYTAAITFLDKILEVCVWDAELRELRAECFIKEGEPRKAISDLKAASKLKNDNTEAFYKISTLYYQLGDHELSLSEVRECLKLDQDHKRCFAHYKQVKKLNKLIESAEELIRDGRYTDAASKYESVMKTEPSVAEYTVRSKERICHCFSKDEKPVEAIRLCSEVLQMEPDNVNALKDRAEAYLIEEMYDEAIQDYEAAQEHNENDQQIREGLEKAQRLLKQSQKRDYYKILGVKRNAKKQEIIKAYRKLALQWHPDNFQNEEEKKKAEKKFIDIAAAKEVLSDPEMRKKFDDGEDPLDAESQQGGGGNPFHRSWNSWQGFNPFSSGGPFRFKFHFN, encoded by the exons GTGCTGAATGTGGAGTAAATGCGGATGTAGAGAAGCATCTTGAATTGGGAAAGAAATTACTTGCAGCTGGACAGCTAGCCGATGCTTTATCGCAGTTTCACGCTGCAGTCG atggTGACCCTGATAACTATATTGCATACTATAGGAGAGCTACTGTCTTCTTAGCCATGGGAAAATCCAAAGCTGCACTGCCCGACTTGACGAAAGTGATTGAACTGAAGATGGATTTCACTGCA GCAAGATTACAGAGAGGTCACCTACTACTCAAACAAGGAAAGCTCGATGAAGCAGAAGAGGATTTCAAGAAAGTG CTCAAATCTAACCCCAGTGAGCACGAAGAGAAGGAAGCCGAGTCTCAGCTGGTAAAAGCTGATGAGATGCAGCGCCTGCGCTCCCAAGCGCTCAGTGCCTTTGACGGTGCCGACTACACTGCTGCTATAACCTTCCTTGATAAGATTTTAGAG gTTTGTGTTTGGGATGCAGAACTGCGTGAACTGCGAGCAGAATGCTTCATAAAGGAAGGAGAGCCCAGGAAAGCCATCAGTGACTTAAAGGCTGCTTCAAAGCTGAAGAATGACAACACAGAGGCGTTTTACAAAATCAGCACACTCTACTACCAGCTAGGAGACCACGAGCTGTCTCTCAG TGAAGTTCGTGAATGTCTGAAACTTGACCAGGATCACAAGCGGTGTTTTGCACACTATAAGCAAGTGAAGAAACTTAATAAGCTGATTGAGTCAGCTGAAGAACTGATCCGAGACGGCAG ATACACAGACGCAGCCAGCAAATATGAATCAGTCATGAAAACAGAGCCCAGTGTTGCTGAGTACACAGTGCGCTCGAAAGAGAGGATCTGCCACTGCTTCTCCAAG gaTGAGAAGCCCGTGGAAGCCATTAGGCTATGTTCTGAAGTTTTACAGATGGAGCCCGACAATGTGAATGCTCTGAAAGACCGAGCCGAGGCTTACTTAATAGAGGAAATGTATGATGAAG CCATTCAGGATTATGAAGCTGCTCAGGAGCACAACGAAAATGACCAGCAGATTCGGGAAGGCTTAGAGAAAGCCCAGCGGTTACTGAAGCAGTCACAGAAACGCGATTACTATAAAATCTTGGGAGTAAAAAG AAATGCCAAAAAACAAGAAATCATTAAAGCATACCGAAAGTTAGCATTGCAGTGGCATCCAGATAATTTccagaatgaagaagaaaagaaaaaagcagagaaaaagtTCATTGACATCGCAGCTGCTAAAGAAGTCCTCTCAGACCCAG aaatgagaaagaagttTGATGATGGAGAAGATCCTCTTGATGCAGAGAGTCAACAAGGAGGTGGTGGCAACCCCTTCCACAGAAGTTGGAACTCATGGCAAGGGTTCAATCCCTTCAGCTCAGGCGGACCGTTCAGATTTAAGTTCCACTTCAATTAA